A genomic window from Rhodococcus sp. KBS0724 includes:
- a CDS encoding lysine N(6)-hydroxylase/L-ornithine N(5)-oxygenase family protein codes for MSESPSDVSAAPRTVDIVGIGFGPANLALAIAIEEHNANCAAVDRVTAQFFEKQDEFAWHPGMLLDGATMQIAFPKDLVTFRNPQSGYSFFSYLHEHGRLVDFVNHQTFFPTRHEFNDYLCWAARRVDADVSFGTTVEAVDGNRNADGIVDRFDVRLADGSVVSARNVVVAAGLVERIPDWAQRSSRCFHNHQFLFHLDAMPEPVHNRFAVLGAGQSAAEIVDYLHSHYPNAEVHSVFSRYGYSPADDSPYANRIFDPDAVDALHGATATERERILALHRSTNYSVVDIELINSLYATEYQEMVRGPRRLFMHKASEITSATESESGIELTVRSNLDGFTETLECDALVLATGFTPAPLDTLLGELVSDSSVPRSVSRDYRMAVTDDVTGGIYLQGGTERTHGLTSSLLSNVAVRAGEILASVLSNQKTTGALASLSAQETYVTSEAR; via the coding sequence ATGAGCGAATCACCGAGTGACGTCAGTGCTGCACCTCGCACTGTCGATATTGTCGGAATCGGGTTCGGCCCCGCCAACCTCGCTTTGGCAATTGCGATCGAGGAACACAACGCAAACTGTGCAGCCGTTGATCGTGTCACTGCACAATTCTTCGAGAAGCAGGACGAGTTCGCCTGGCATCCGGGAATGCTGCTCGACGGAGCCACGATGCAGATTGCGTTTCCCAAGGATCTGGTGACGTTCCGCAATCCTCAGAGCGGATACAGCTTCTTCTCCTACCTTCACGAGCACGGGCGTCTCGTCGATTTTGTCAATCACCAGACCTTCTTCCCGACGCGCCACGAGTTCAACGATTACCTGTGCTGGGCCGCGCGCCGGGTTGACGCAGACGTGAGTTTCGGAACCACGGTCGAGGCGGTCGACGGAAATCGAAACGCCGACGGCATTGTCGACCGATTCGACGTTCGGTTAGCCGACGGGAGCGTGGTCAGCGCTCGAAACGTCGTGGTCGCTGCCGGCCTGGTGGAGCGGATACCGGACTGGGCTCAGCGGTCCTCCCGTTGCTTCCACAACCATCAATTCCTGTTTCATCTCGACGCGATGCCGGAACCCGTCCACAACCGGTTTGCTGTTCTCGGCGCGGGTCAGAGTGCTGCCGAGATCGTCGACTACCTGCATTCCCACTATCCCAACGCAGAAGTACACAGTGTCTTCTCGCGCTACGGATACAGTCCGGCCGACGACAGCCCGTATGCCAACCGCATCTTCGATCCGGACGCCGTCGACGCTCTGCATGGTGCAACTGCCACCGAGCGGGAGCGGATTCTGGCTCTGCACCGCAGCACCAATTACTCGGTTGTCGACATCGAATTGATCAACAGCCTCTATGCCACCGAGTACCAGGAAATGGTTCGCGGGCCGCGCCGATTGTTCATGCACAAGGCGTCGGAGATCACGAGTGCCACCGAATCCGAATCCGGCATCGAACTGACTGTCCGAAGCAATCTCGACGGATTCACCGAGACGCTCGAGTGTGACGCGCTGGTCCTCGCTACCGGCTTCACCCCGGCACCGTTGGATACGTTGTTGGGCGAACTCGTGTCTGATTCGTCTGTTCCGCGTAGCGTGAGTCGGGACTATCGTATGGCTGTAACGGATGACGTGACGGGCGGTATCTACCTCCAGGGGGGTACGGAACGGACACACGGACTGACGTCGTCGCTGTTGTCGAACGTCGCGGTACGTGCCGGCGAGATTTTGGCGTCCGTTCTGAGCAACCAGAAGACAACCGGAGCGCTTGCTAGTCTGAGCGCACAAGAAACGTACGTAACAAGTGAGGCGAGATGA
- a CDS encoding DUF302 domain-containing protein, with translation MDIALGTKVSGTFDDVVARTREALSTQGFGILTEIDMQATLKAKLGEDMEKYLILGACNPQLAHRAVGVDRQIGLLLPCNVVVREDTSAEDSFYVEAMNPDVMVQVSDESGLEAVATEAAAKLRAAISAL, from the coding sequence ATGGATATCGCCCTTGGCACCAAGGTCAGCGGAACATTCGACGACGTCGTGGCCCGCACTCGCGAGGCCCTCTCGACACAAGGTTTCGGCATCCTCACCGAAATCGACATGCAGGCAACCCTCAAGGCCAAACTCGGCGAAGACATGGAGAAGTACCTGATCCTGGGTGCCTGCAACCCGCAGCTCGCGCACCGCGCCGTTGGGGTCGATCGCCAAATCGGTCTACTGCTGCCGTGCAATGTCGTGGTTCGCGAAGACACGTCAGCCGAAGATTCGTTTTACGTCGAGGCCATGAATCCGGATGTGATGGTGCAGGTTTCCGACGAAAGCGGACTCGAAGCGGTCGCGACCGAGGCGGCTGCCAAACTAAGGGCCGCCATCAGCGCACTCTGA
- a CDS encoding twin-arginine translocation pathway signal, which produces MTQQTTTTSARVSPLVIVLCVISALAIALAGLSAYLYFGPDGTRDLAATDNTRDEVVQVSSDQAVAMFQYDYNNVDQQLHSATEGLTGDFENQFTELIESVIIPGAQEKALTVQVVVQGAAILDAAPDTATTMLFLNQITTSKDSPEAVASGSRVKMGLEKQDGRWLVSSVQPF; this is translated from the coding sequence ATGACCCAGCAAACAACTACTACGTCCGCACGGGTGTCACCACTGGTCATAGTCCTCTGTGTGATCAGTGCGCTCGCCATTGCGCTGGCAGGACTCTCGGCGTATCTCTACTTCGGTCCGGACGGAACCAGGGATCTGGCCGCAACGGACAACACCAGGGACGAAGTGGTGCAAGTGTCCTCGGACCAGGCAGTCGCGATGTTCCAGTACGACTACAACAACGTCGATCAGCAATTGCACTCGGCAACAGAAGGATTGACCGGTGATTTCGAGAATCAGTTCACTGAGTTGATCGAGTCGGTGATCATTCCCGGTGCACAGGAGAAGGCGCTGACCGTCCAGGTTGTTGTCCAAGGTGCCGCGATTCTCGATGCCGCACCGGATACCGCGACCACAATGCTCTTCCTCAATCAGATCACGACGTCGAAGGATTCACCCGAGGCGGTCGCCAGTGGCAGTCGAGTCAAGATGGGACTCGAGAAGCAGGATGGTCGCTGGCTGGTGAGTAGCGTTCAACCGTTCTGA
- a CDS encoding metal-sensitive transcriptional regulator: MTGDEESIALVLNRLRRAHGQLAGVITMIESGRDCKDVVTQLAAVSKALDRAGFKIVASGLRECMTGAEGKDPLTEAELEKLFLALA; this comes from the coding sequence ATGACCGGCGACGAAGAGAGCATTGCGCTCGTACTGAACAGACTGCGCCGCGCTCATGGCCAACTCGCCGGAGTGATCACGATGATCGAGAGCGGCCGTGACTGCAAGGACGTGGTCACCCAACTTGCCGCTGTCTCAAAGGCACTCGACCGGGCCGGCTTCAAGATCGTCGCCTCCGGCCTGCGTGAATGCATGACCGGCGCCGAAGGTAAGGACCCTCTTACCGAAGCCGAACTCGAGAAACTGTTCCTCGCCCTGGCCTGA
- a CDS encoding alpha/beta fold hydrolase, which produces MTVATINGIPINYQVKGDGDLVVLIMGTGSPGRVWDLHQTPALVAAGYRVCTFDNRGIAPSGESVSGITMPDMVADTAGLIEHLGGGPAYVIGTSMGARVAQELTLARPDLVRKAVFLAGHARMDHFQQTLSEGERELVDSGVELPAKYRAAVTAVMNLSPTTLADERGARDWLDIFEFSGGTTAPGVRAQLNMDRSFDRRSEYRGIMRPCLSVAFADDRMIPPFLSREVADCIATATYEEIPDTGHYGYLERPDAVNKVLIDFLAG; this is translated from the coding sequence ATGACGGTCGCCACTATCAACGGAATCCCGATCAATTACCAGGTCAAAGGTGATGGGGATCTGGTGGTGCTCATCATGGGAACCGGAAGTCCTGGACGAGTGTGGGATCTGCACCAGACCCCGGCACTGGTTGCGGCCGGGTACCGCGTCTGCACGTTCGACAACCGTGGAATCGCGCCGTCCGGTGAGAGCGTCAGCGGTATCACGATGCCCGACATGGTCGCCGACACCGCAGGATTGATCGAACATCTCGGTGGCGGCCCCGCGTACGTGATCGGAACGTCGATGGGTGCCCGAGTGGCTCAGGAACTCACATTGGCCCGTCCGGACCTGGTCCGCAAGGCAGTCTTCCTCGCCGGCCATGCCCGGATGGATCACTTCCAGCAGACGCTGTCCGAGGGGGAGCGTGAGTTGGTCGACAGTGGCGTGGAATTGCCCGCAAAGTATCGAGCAGCAGTGACAGCGGTGATGAACCTGTCGCCCACTACCTTGGCGGACGAACGCGGAGCCCGGGACTGGCTGGACATATTCGAATTCTCAGGTGGCACAACAGCACCCGGTGTGCGGGCTCAGTTGAACATGGACCGTTCGTTCGATCGCCGCAGCGAGTACCGGGGGATCATGCGTCCCTGCCTGTCCGTTGCCTTCGCCGATGACCGGATGATTCCGCCCTTCCTTTCCCGCGAGGTTGCGGACTGCATCGCTACGGCGACGTACGAAGAGATTCCGGATACCGGCCACTACGGCTACCTCGAACGGCCGGACGCCGTGAACAAGGTGCTGATCGACTTCCTGGCCGGATAA
- a CDS encoding MCE family protein: MMLTKFVRIQLVIFAVLTVIGLVVMATQYVRVPAMIGIGRYAITVELPSTGGLYKNSNVTYRGQSVGVVKAVELSQTGVNAQLSMDSSVEIPADVDAVVKSVSAIGEQFVDLIPHTDSSGAIVASGHLEDGSVIPVDRSSVPQDVGALLDQADLLLQSISDTKLKTVIDESFKAFNGAGPDLQKLIDSARLFVEEANNNSDATKTLIEQAGPLLDTQIVSSDAIRSWTSDLVTFTDQLRASDPDLRAIIQKGPAAASEANALLQDLQPTLPILLANLVSVGEVGVLYNNAIEQILVIYPPLSAALVTVAGSGNPADGALVDFHLEVNDPPPCTTGFLPAEEWRSPADESLIATPSDLFCRIAQDSPIAVRGARNLPCAEFPGRRAATVEQCRTGYVPLGTNPQSGPPEPITATPSSYASEPGVTARRYDPITGTYIGPDGRTYSQPKLGTGGDISLEEFMKGQQG, encoded by the coding sequence ATGATGCTCACAAAGTTCGTCCGCATCCAGTTGGTCATCTTTGCGGTACTCACCGTCATCGGTCTGGTCGTGATGGCAACGCAGTACGTGCGGGTTCCGGCGATGATCGGGATCGGACGCTACGCCATCACCGTCGAATTACCTTCCACCGGTGGGCTGTACAAGAACTCCAACGTGACCTACCGCGGCCAGAGTGTCGGCGTCGTCAAGGCCGTCGAGTTGTCGCAAACCGGTGTGAACGCCCAGTTGTCCATGGACAGCAGTGTCGAGATTCCGGCTGACGTCGACGCGGTAGTCAAGAGTGTGTCCGCGATCGGCGAGCAGTTTGTCGATCTGATTCCGCACACCGACTCCTCCGGTGCGATCGTCGCATCCGGGCACTTGGAGGACGGCTCCGTCATTCCGGTTGATCGGAGTTCCGTTCCACAAGACGTCGGAGCGCTACTGGATCAGGCAGATTTGTTGCTGCAGAGTATCTCCGACACGAAGCTCAAGACTGTCATCGACGAATCGTTCAAAGCCTTCAACGGTGCGGGACCGGATTTGCAGAAGTTGATCGACTCCGCTCGGCTGTTCGTAGAAGAAGCGAACAACAACTCCGATGCCACCAAGACGCTGATCGAGCAGGCCGGACCGCTCCTCGACACCCAGATCGTCAGCAGCGACGCCATCCGTTCGTGGACAAGCGATCTGGTGACCTTCACGGATCAGCTGCGGGCAAGTGACCCGGATCTGAGGGCAATCATCCAGAAGGGCCCGGCAGCGGCGTCCGAGGCCAATGCGCTTCTCCAGGATCTTCAGCCGACACTGCCGATCCTGCTGGCGAACCTGGTGTCCGTCGGTGAGGTCGGAGTGTTGTACAACAACGCAATCGAGCAGATCCTGGTGATCTACCCACCGTTGTCGGCAGCGCTCGTCACGGTCGCCGGCTCCGGTAACCCGGCGGACGGCGCCCTGGTCGACTTCCATCTCGAAGTCAACGATCCGCCGCCGTGCACCACGGGCTTCCTTCCGGCCGAGGAGTGGCGCAGTCCCGCAGACGAATCGCTGATCGCAACTCCGTCCGACCTGTTCTGCCGCATCGCCCAGGACTCGCCGATCGCCGTGCGCGGAGCACGCAATCTGCCGTGCGCCGAATTCCCGGGCCGACGCGCAGCGACGGTGGAGCAGTGCCGGACCGGCTATGTGCCCCTTGGTACCAATCCGCAATCCGGACCGCCGGAACCGATCACAGCGACCCCCAGTTCCTATGCGTCGGAACCGGGCGTCACCGCGCGTCGGTACGATCCGATCACAGGCACGTACATAGGACCCGATGGAAGGACGTACTCGCAGCCGAAACTCGGTACCGGCGGAGACATCAGTCTCGAAGAGTTCATGAAGGGTCAGCAAGGTTGA
- a CDS encoding bifunctional 2-polyprenyl-6-hydroxyphenol methylase/3-demethylubiquinol 3-O-methyltransferase UbiG, whose translation MDASDWDERYRAVTQPWGIDPAGTVATRVADLEPGTAVDLACGDGRHARWLAEQGWSVTGVDYSSVAIDRARAADVGNVVNWQVGDATSWNAETQVDLVLVSFLHLPLGQLVDTLRRAAEWVSPGGRVMYLGHSIENYHRGVGGPPEPEILPGISDLARAAESFRVYALEHVVRAQGDGLAIDILLEFGPWEQR comes from the coding sequence ATGGACGCATCGGATTGGGACGAGCGATACCGAGCAGTGACGCAGCCGTGGGGGATCGACCCGGCCGGGACGGTGGCTACGCGTGTGGCTGACCTGGAACCCGGGACTGCCGTCGACTTGGCGTGCGGCGACGGACGTCATGCCCGCTGGTTGGCGGAGCAGGGCTGGTCGGTGACCGGGGTCGATTACTCGTCGGTGGCAATCGACCGTGCGCGGGCCGCTGACGTGGGCAATGTCGTCAATTGGCAGGTCGGTGATGCGACGTCGTGGAATGCAGAAACTCAGGTCGACCTGGTTCTGGTGAGCTTCCTGCATCTACCGCTCGGTCAGCTTGTCGATACTCTGCGCCGCGCCGCCGAGTGGGTCTCGCCGGGTGGGCGAGTGATGTATCTCGGGCATTCGATCGAGAACTATCACCGCGGAGTCGGCGGCCCGCCCGAGCCGGAAATTTTGCCGGGTATTTCCGATCTTGCACGAGCTGCCGAAAGCTTCCGCGTGTATGCGCTCGAGCATGTGGTGCGCGCCCAAGGTGACGGCCTTGCGATAGATATCCTGCTCGAATTCGGTCCGTGGGAACAGCGCTGA
- a CDS encoding MbtH family protein, whose product MSTNPFDDEDGRFYVLVNDEDQHSLWPTFSEVPAGWRVVFGEESRAACLEYVEKNWTDMRPKSLREAMEADQAAAGRSSES is encoded by the coding sequence ATGAGCACTAATCCTTTCGATGACGAAGACGGACGCTTCTACGTGTTGGTGAACGACGAGGACCAGCATTCGCTGTGGCCCACGTTCTCCGAGGTCCCTGCGGGCTGGCGTGTTGTGTTCGGCGAAGAGAGCCGAGCAGCGTGCCTCGAATACGTGGAGAAGAACTGGACCGACATGCGTCCCAAGAGTCTGCGCGAGGCGATGGAAGCAGATCAGGCTGCAGCAGGACGCAGCTCCGAGAGCTGA
- a CDS encoding trehalose-6-phosphate synthase codes for MPSDDAGAPSPQETVSGQAEFVVVANRLPVDLERLPDGTTRWKRSPGGLVTALEPILRSKQGAWVGWAGVADADMDPIVEDGLELYPVPLSATEINEYYEGFSNATLWPLYHDVIVKPEYHREWWNAYVEVNRRFAEATAKAAAHGATVWIQDYQLQLVPKMLRMLRPDLTIGFFLHIPFPPVELFMQMPWRTEIIEGLLGADLIGFHLPGGAQNFLFLARRLAGQQTSRGNVGVRSKLGVVQVGFRTVRVGAFPISIDSGKLDERSRSKAIRDRAKQIRKEIGNPKKIMLGVDRLDYTKGIDVRLNALHELLIDGRIDPADTVMIQLATPSRERVESYVQMRGDIEQMVSRINGEFSEVGRPVVHYIHRPVDRDELIAFFVAADLMLVTPLRDGMNLVAKEYVACRSDLGGALLLSEFTGAAAELRQAFLCNPHDLDDVKDSMVEALNQPKEDGRRHMRALRRQVLTHDVDRWARSFLDALAHGGAAGPALIAPGENHEIDDNNNN; via the coding sequence ATCCCCTCTGACGACGCAGGTGCCCCTTCCCCGCAGGAAACTGTGTCCGGGCAGGCCGAGTTCGTCGTAGTAGCGAACCGCCTGCCCGTCGACCTCGAGCGACTGCCAGACGGCACCACCAGGTGGAAGCGCAGTCCCGGTGGTTTGGTCACCGCTCTCGAACCGATCCTGCGCAGCAAGCAAGGCGCGTGGGTCGGCTGGGCCGGTGTTGCCGACGCCGACATGGACCCCATCGTCGAAGACGGACTAGAGCTGTACCCGGTACCGCTCAGCGCCACCGAGATCAACGAGTACTACGAAGGTTTCTCCAACGCGACGCTGTGGCCGCTCTATCACGACGTCATCGTCAAGCCCGAGTACCACCGCGAATGGTGGAACGCGTACGTCGAGGTCAACCGCCGCTTCGCCGAAGCCACCGCCAAGGCCGCGGCCCACGGCGCGACGGTCTGGATCCAGGACTACCAACTCCAGCTCGTACCGAAGATGCTGCGCATGCTGCGCCCCGACCTCACCATCGGATTCTTCCTGCACATTCCGTTCCCCCCGGTCGAACTGTTCATGCAGATGCCGTGGCGAACCGAGATCATCGAAGGCCTCCTCGGCGCCGACCTCATCGGTTTCCACCTGCCCGGCGGCGCACAGAACTTCCTCTTCCTCGCCAGGCGGCTTGCGGGACAACAAACTTCACGCGGCAACGTCGGGGTCCGTTCCAAACTCGGTGTTGTGCAAGTGGGTTTCCGCACCGTCCGTGTCGGCGCCTTCCCCATCTCCATCGACTCCGGCAAGCTCGACGAACGGTCACGCTCCAAGGCAATTCGCGACCGCGCCAAGCAGATTCGCAAAGAGATCGGCAACCCCAAGAAAATCATGCTCGGCGTCGACCGCCTCGATTACACCAAGGGCATCGACGTTCGGTTGAACGCACTGCACGAACTACTCATCGACGGACGGATAGATCCCGCCGATACCGTCATGATCCAGTTGGCAACTCCCAGCCGCGAGCGCGTCGAAAGCTACGTCCAGATGCGCGGTGACATCGAGCAGATGGTCTCCCGCATCAACGGCGAGTTCAGTGAAGTCGGCCGCCCTGTTGTCCACTACATCCACCGACCGGTCGACCGCGACGAACTCATTGCATTTTTTGTTGCCGCCGACCTCATGTTGGTCACCCCACTTCGCGACGGCATGAACCTGGTTGCCAAGGAATACGTAGCGTGCCGCAGCGACCTGGGCGGTGCTCTACTCCTCAGCGAATTCACCGGCGCGGCAGCAGAATTGCGTCAGGCATTCCTGTGCAACCCCCATGACCTCGACGACGTCAAGGATTCCATGGTGGAAGCGCTGAACCAGCCGAAGGAAGACGGACGACGCCACATGCGCGCCCTGCGCCGTCAGGTGCTCACTCACGACGTAGACCGTTGGGCTCGCTCGTTCCTCGACGCTCTTGCACACGGCGGCGCTGCGGGGCCGGCACTGATCGCACCGGGCGAGAACCACGAAATCGACGACAACAACAACAACTGA
- a CDS encoding ABC transporter ATP-binding protein — translation MTETETRELLPIAGGRETWQWLKSELAQRKLHSFLVVAVSAAAAAMALVPIYVFGVLVDRVREGAPTSTILTVVAIIASAAVIGGVFTGFASYLVKKLGETILADLRERTVDRALRLPVPTLEKVGKGDLLSRVGDDVAVIAKAVSEVIPNLIGAVLLVALSMVTMLGLDWRLGLAGLVALPMYAMALKWYLPRSAPIYAAERVAMGARSQALISSVQGVRTVRAYSLEKEHLRRIDDASAKARDLAVGVFGLFTRFAGRGNRAEFVGLSMILVVGFLLVRDDIVTVGQTTTAALLFHRLFNPIGSLLYTFDEVQSAGASLARLVGVVDIPEPHRTTIEVAEPQDRSLTLRDIRHSYDGREVLHGVSLTLAAGERVALVGSTGAGKSTVAAIAAGSWAPTSGSVLIGGVALAGLADLRRHIGIVSQEVHVFAGPLIEDLRLAAPEASDEVVMSALKTVGASPWVAALSDGLATVVGEGGHEMTASQAQQLALARLVLADPALAVLDEATAEAGSAGARELEAAADAATAGRTTLVVAHRLTQAAAADRVIVLEHGRIVEEGPHLDLVAAGGRYAHLWAAWEGRETR, via the coding sequence ATGACCGAGACAGAGACTCGCGAACTGTTGCCGATCGCGGGCGGCCGCGAAACCTGGCAGTGGTTGAAGTCGGAGCTGGCACAGCGAAAGCTGCACAGTTTTCTTGTTGTTGCCGTGTCCGCCGCAGCGGCCGCAATGGCGTTGGTACCGATCTACGTCTTCGGTGTCCTGGTCGACCGGGTTCGTGAGGGTGCCCCCACGTCGACAATTCTGACGGTGGTGGCGATCATCGCGTCGGCGGCCGTTATCGGCGGTGTGTTCACGGGATTCGCGTCGTATCTGGTCAAGAAGCTGGGTGAGACGATCCTCGCGGATCTACGCGAGCGAACCGTCGATCGAGCGTTGCGGTTGCCAGTCCCGACGCTGGAGAAGGTCGGCAAGGGCGATCTGCTTTCTCGCGTCGGCGATGACGTCGCCGTCATCGCCAAGGCCGTCTCCGAGGTGATTCCGAACCTGATCGGGGCCGTTCTTCTGGTCGCGCTCAGCATGGTGACCATGCTCGGACTGGACTGGCGCCTGGGTCTGGCCGGTTTGGTGGCGCTGCCGATGTACGCGATGGCGCTGAAGTGGTATCTGCCGCGATCGGCGCCGATCTATGCGGCTGAGCGCGTGGCGATGGGTGCACGGTCGCAGGCATTGATCAGCAGTGTTCAAGGTGTGCGGACAGTGCGGGCTTACAGCCTGGAGAAAGAGCATCTGAGACGGATCGACGACGCGTCGGCGAAGGCCCGCGATCTGGCGGTGGGAGTGTTCGGCCTGTTCACCAGGTTCGCCGGGCGCGGGAACCGGGCAGAGTTCGTGGGCCTGTCCATGATCCTTGTTGTCGGGTTCCTGCTCGTGCGCGACGACATCGTGACCGTCGGCCAGACCACAACAGCAGCACTGCTGTTCCACCGGTTGTTCAATCCGATCGGTTCGCTTCTCTACACCTTCGACGAAGTGCAGTCGGCGGGCGCGAGCCTGGCACGACTGGTCGGTGTTGTGGACATTCCGGAACCCCACCGCACCACAATCGAGGTGGCTGAACCCCAGGATCGATCACTGACATTGCGGGACATCCGGCACAGCTACGACGGCCGCGAGGTTCTCCACGGCGTCAGCCTCACGCTGGCCGCGGGGGAGCGGGTGGCACTGGTCGGCTCGACCGGAGCCGGTAAGTCGACGGTCGCGGCGATCGCTGCCGGATCGTGGGCACCGACGTCGGGAAGCGTGCTGATCGGTGGTGTTGCGTTGGCCGGCCTCGCCGATCTACGACGCCACATCGGCATTGTCAGTCAGGAAGTGCACGTATTTGCCGGCCCCCTGATCGAGGACCTGCGCCTCGCCGCACCCGAGGCGTCCGACGAAGTTGTGATGTCGGCGCTCAAGACCGTCGGAGCGTCGCCGTGGGTGGCGGCCTTGAGCGACGGTCTTGCAACCGTTGTCGGCGAAGGTGGCCACGAGATGACGGCGTCGCAGGCACAACAATTGGCATTGGCCCGGCTGGTTTTGGCAGACCCGGCGCTCGCGGTACTGGACGAGGCGACGGCGGAGGCCGGGAGTGCTGGTGCCCGCGAACTGGAGGCAGCTGCCGATGCGGCGACGGCCGGGCGAACCACTCTTGTTGTCGCCCATAGGCTTACCCAAGCGGCGGCAGCGGACCGGGTGATCGTTCTCGAGCACGGACGGATCGTGGAGGAGGGGCCGCACCTCGATCTGGTGGCTGCCGGCGGGCGGTACGCGCACCTGTGGGCAGCATGGGAAGGTCGTGAGACGCGATAG
- a CDS encoding ABC transporter ATP-binding protein, which yields MSSTSASDIVDSGESDTGKHSGAAILRRVLVRNRGPLAIGTVLVCLHQLAETAVPISIGVIIDRAIETSDTTAIVVSICVLGALFLVLTAAWRLGARFIVTAMQQEAHRLRLEVAHRVLDPRGVRTDLRSGELLTVSTSDAEQASWIADVVPRAAAALTAAVASAIALLWIDLTLGLAVLIGTPVILGLLQLSAPLITSRATGKQASIARASAMATDLVSGLRPLRGIGAEKAASDRYRGASREALTSAVHTAKATAIYTGVSATVSALLAVGIAGCAGYFALQGRITVGELITVVGLAQFFLEPLGLLASLPGYFAVARASSDRLALVLDADPILTPGSVTETPSYDLTLEGLQFRSLNGVDLHCDAGELLGVVAYQPQDAEALATVLSGQPGAHEYGGSVRIGGISLQDMDLALARRTVLVEPHLTDLFGGSLGSNLEAGVGDTQSADLGQALAASAAADVVDSHPDGLDLEVTDRGASLSGGQRQRVALARALLTKAPVLVLHDPTTAVDAVTEASIAAGIAELRHSGTGLHTTVLITSSPALLAATDRVVVLDQGVVTAQGTHAELAHHDTDYRGAVLR from the coding sequence ATGAGTTCGACCTCCGCGAGTGACATCGTAGATTCAGGTGAATCAGACACAGGTAAACACAGCGGTGCAGCGATCTTGCGACGGGTTCTGGTGCGAAACCGGGGACCGCTGGCCATCGGTACCGTCCTGGTGTGCCTGCATCAGCTCGCCGAAACCGCGGTGCCGATTTCGATCGGTGTGATTATCGATCGAGCAATCGAGACTTCGGACACCACCGCGATCGTTGTGTCGATCTGTGTGCTCGGAGCGCTGTTTCTCGTCCTCACCGCTGCCTGGAGACTAGGCGCGCGGTTCATCGTGACAGCGATGCAGCAGGAGGCGCACCGATTGCGCCTCGAGGTGGCGCACCGCGTTCTCGACCCGAGGGGCGTGCGCACGGACCTCCGATCCGGCGAACTGCTCACAGTGTCGACGTCCGACGCGGAACAGGCGTCGTGGATAGCCGACGTCGTGCCGCGGGCAGCAGCAGCGCTGACTGCCGCGGTGGCGTCGGCCATCGCGTTGCTGTGGATCGACCTCACGTTGGGGCTGGCGGTGTTGATCGGCACCCCGGTCATTCTCGGACTACTGCAACTGTCCGCGCCGCTCATCACGTCCCGCGCGACCGGGAAGCAGGCGTCGATCGCCCGTGCGTCGGCAATGGCGACGGACTTGGTGAGTGGACTGCGGCCGCTCCGGGGTATCGGCGCGGAGAAGGCGGCGTCCGATCGCTATCGCGGTGCAAGCCGCGAAGCCCTCACATCTGCGGTACACACGGCAAAGGCCACCGCGATCTACACCGGTGTGTCGGCGACGGTCAGCGCGTTGCTTGCCGTGGGGATCGCCGGTTGCGCCGGCTACTTCGCATTGCAGGGCCGAATCACGGTGGGAGAGTTGATCACCGTGGTCGGCCTGGCGCAGTTCTTTCTCGAACCCCTCGGTCTCCTTGCCTCTCTCCCCGGATATTTTGCGGTTGCTCGCGCGTCGTCCGATCGGCTGGCCTTGGTGCTCGACGCCGATCCGATCCTGACACCGGGGTCGGTTACCGAGACACCGAGCTACGATCTGACTCTCGAAGGGCTGCAATTCCGTTCGTTGAATGGCGTCGATCTGCACTGCGACGCGGGCGAACTGTTGGGCGTCGTGGCGTATCAACCGCAGGACGCCGAGGCGCTTGCCACGGTTTTGTCTGGGCAACCGGGTGCACACGAGTACGGAGGTTCTGTTCGGATCGGCGGAATCTCGCTGCAGGACATGGACTTGGCGCTGGCGCGGCGCACCGTGCTCGTGGAACCGCACCTGACCGATCTGTTCGGGGGGTCGCTGGGCTCCAATCTCGAGGCGGGCGTGGGCGATACACAGTCCGCGGATCTGGGGCAGGCGCTGGCTGCCTCTGCCGCCGCCGACGTCGTCGACTCCCATCCCGACGGACTCGACCTCGAGGTCACCGACCGCGGAGCCAGCCTGTCCGGCGGTCAACGGCAGCGGGTCGCGCTGGCACGCGCGTTGCTGACGAAGGCGCCCGTGCTGGTGCTGCACGATCCGACAACCGCGGTGGACGCCGTGACGGAGGCGTCGATCGCGGCGGGCATCGCGGAATTGCGACACAGCGGAACAGGTCTGCACACCACCGTCCTGATCACGAGCAGTCCGGCATTGCTGGCGGCAACGGATCGTGTGGTCGTTCTGGATCAGGGAGTAGTAACGGCGCAGGGGACTCACGCCGAACTCGCACACCACGACACCGACTATCGAGGGGCGGTTCTGCGATGA